One stretch of Miscanthus floridulus cultivar M001 chromosome 18, ASM1932011v1, whole genome shotgun sequence DNA includes these proteins:
- the LOC136522044 gene encoding uncharacterized protein isoform X2: MEAQAEAAIPCPCVCYGTAFQCGAVCAYASMEDTAVEEPEVSGAAEFAPVLVAAHPHGNSVAVAVAVGSGLLFDLRAAPVSLSNGCGGGSHSDTIGALCFSVSGALFASAGDDKLVKVWKTDSWRCIQTISFRQMDGSLLLVAGTTKYESHYSRRIL, encoded by the exons ATGGAGGCGCAGGCGGAGGCGGCCATCCCGTGCCCATGCGTCTGCTACGGGACAGCCTTCCAATGTGGTGCAGTCTGTGCGTACGCTTCAATGGAGGACACAGCGGTCGAAGAGCCCGAGGTGAGCGGCGCGGCGGAGTTCGCGCCGGTGCTCGTTGCCGCACACCCACACGGCAactccgtcgccgtcgccgtcgccgtcgggtCCGGGCTCCTGTTCGATCTCAG GGCTGCTCCAGTTTCACTGTCAAATGGTTGTGGCGGTGGTTCTCATTCAGACACTATAGGAGCTCTTTGCTTCAGTGTGAGTGGAGCTTTGTTTGCATCTGCTGGTGATGACAAACTTGTGAAGGTTTGGAAGACTGACTCCTGGCGTTGCATCCAGACTAT AAGTTTTCGCCAGATGGACGGTTCATTGCTACTAGTGGCAGGGACTACAAAATATGA GTCACATTATTCCCGAAGAATCCTCTAA
- the LOC136522044 gene encoding uncharacterized protein isoform X1, with protein sequence MEAQAEAAIPCPCVCYGTAFQCGAVCAYASMEDTAVEEPEVSGAAEFAPVLVAAHPHGNSVAVAVAVGSGLLFDLRAAPVSLSNGCGGGSHSDTIGALCFSVSGALFASAGDDKLVKVWKTDSWRCIQTITLEKRVSAVAISNNDLYVTCGDKFGVVCNVWLVILREDGAEQVSVDNKPVSILGHYCSIITSMKFSPDGRFIATSGRDYKI encoded by the exons ATGGAGGCGCAGGCGGAGGCGGCCATCCCGTGCCCATGCGTCTGCTACGGGACAGCCTTCCAATGTGGTGCAGTCTGTGCGTACGCTTCAATGGAGGACACAGCGGTCGAAGAGCCCGAGGTGAGCGGCGCGGCGGAGTTCGCGCCGGTGCTCGTTGCCGCACACCCACACGGCAactccgtcgccgtcgccgtcgccgtcgggtCCGGGCTCCTGTTCGATCTCAG GGCTGCTCCAGTTTCACTGTCAAATGGTTGTGGCGGTGGTTCTCATTCAGACACTATAGGAGCTCTTTGCTTCAGTGTGAGTGGAGCTTTGTTTGCATCTGCTGGTGATGACAAACTTGTGAAGGTTTGGAAGACTGACTCCTGGCGTTGCATCCAGACTAT AACTTTGGAGAAGAGGGTCAGTGCAGTTGCTATTAGCAACAATGACCTGTATGTAACCTGTGGAGATAAATTTGGTGTTGTTTGCAATGTTTGGTTAGTCATTTTGCGGGAAGATGGTGCAGAACAGGTTTCAGTTGATAATAAACCTGTGTCAATTCTTGGTCACTATTGTAGTATCATCACTAGCATG AAGTTTTCGCCAGATGGACGGTTCATTGCTACTAGTGGCAGGGACTACAAAATATGA